The genomic interval ggTAGACCACATTTTTACCCTGATATGTCTATTGTAAGTAAGATCCACTTACTGAATTCTGATTCAGACCCAATAACTGCTATCTGGTTTAGATGACGGCGTTACTCTCTCTGCAGCTCATCCAGATCCCGTTACTGCTATCTGTTTCAGATTACTGCTTTACCCTCTCTGCAGCTGATTCAGACCCTCTAACTGCTATCTGTTTCAGATTACTGCTTTACCCTCTCTGCAGCTGATTCAGACCCCCTAACTGCTATCTGTTTCAGATTACTGCTTTACCCTCTCTGCAGCTGATTCAGATCCCCTAACTGCTATCTGTTTCAGATTACTGCTTCACCCTCTCTGCAGCTGATTCAGACCCCCTAACTGCTATCTGTTTCAGATTACTGCTTTACCCTCTCTGCAGCTGATTCAGACCCCCTAACTGCTATATGTTTCAGATTACTGCTTTACCCTCTCTGCAGCTGATTCAGACCCCCCAACTGCTATCTGTTTCAGATTACTGCTTTACCCTCTCTGCACCTCATCCAGATCCCGTTACTGCTGGCGGTGTACGTTCCCTCTCTCATCATCACGTGGGCCGCCGTGTCCACCAAGCTCCGGCCTGCCtggaccccctccccccgcttcTGTGCTCGCTTGACCAACACCATGGCCTGGCTGTCCCTGGGTTGGCTGGTCAACGGGGTACTCTTCCTGACCGCTATTGCCCAGTCCGAAGTGGTGCCCATGTTCAGGGTTCAGGTCTATACTGGGGAGGGTCTTGCCTTCGCTATGGCTGCCAACGTGATGCTACTGATGGGTGAGTACAGATCATTCTGTTGCAATAGCGATACTGGATATTTTTGAGATCGGCGTGGTGTCCGTGTTCAGGGTTTAGGTTTAAGCTGGAGAGTTTCTAGCCTTCGCTATTGCTGCCAACGTGATGCTACTGATGGGTAAGTACAGATCATGCTGTTGCAATAGCGATACTGGATATTGTTGAGATCGGCGTGGTGTCCGTGTTCAGGGTTTAGGTTTAAGCTGGAGAGTTTCTAGCCTTCACTATGGCTGCCAACGTGATGTTACGGATGGGTGAGTATAAAATCATGCTGTTGCAATAGCGATACTGGGTATTATTGAGATCGGTGTGGTGTCCGTGTTCAGGGTTTAGGTGCTGGAGAGTGTTTAGCCTTCGCTATGGCTGCCAACGTGATGGTACGGATAGAGAAGTCAGTTGAAGAGTCCTATTTGGAGGAAAAAAATCGTGTTAAAGAGCTACAATGGGAATAGGACTGGTTAGGGGTGGTGTTGATGGCCCGGGTGCAGACGAGGGTCTGGTATTCCCCTGGGGTTGCCAGTGTTGGGTGACTGATGGGCGATGATAGACCATTACATTGCTTTGGTGATAACGGGGATCGTGCAGGCAGGCATAAACATAATTGTGTAAGTGTTCAGTGATAATGGAAAGTATGTTGGGTAGGTAAGAAAGATGCAATTGTCAAGAACACCCCAGGAAAACAACCAGAAAACTACAACCACacatgcaccccccccccacacacaaacacacacacacacacacacgcacgcacgcacgcacgcacgcacgcacgcacgcacgcacgcacgcacgcacacacgcacgcacgcacgcgcgagCTCGCGAGCGCATAGATACACATAATTAAAGAAACTGGTTGCTTCATACACAACTTCTGACATAATTCAGATCGTGGGTAGACATTGTAACCTCTTTTGACCTTTTATCCCTAAATGTTAACGATTTATGTCCCTTGCTTTAAGAGCTCTTTCTTCTGGTGTCTTGCgcttatttcttttctttttttcttcttcagtttcACAGGAGCTTCGCATCGGTTCCATATCCCCAGTGCTGTGAATGAAGGCAGCATACACATTAATTTTGGCGTTTGAGGCATGTCTGCAATAAATTCAGTCCTATATTACAAGCGTTGGTCTTTATATTAGGGAAAGCTTTTTTCGAACCAAGACTGAATGAGGTTGTAGATATACTTATCATCCACTAACTGCAGCATTTCTTACAATCACCAGCTATGTTTTTGGTATGGACTCGCTGAGTTGCGAAAAATATCACTGTTCTATTTGTATATCATTGTATTGAAATATTCTGTCAGTTTTACCACTTTTGATATGGTGAAGTTGAACaatttttctgtgtgttttgtatttgcatccttttttagactttttgattttatttaaacaaaaagaggACACAGCAGTAACCAGGTTTTTGATTTTATGTTAAATTTCACTATTGTGTGCTTTTATACTGACAAACTGTAAGCATATATTGCGTATAAATATACATATTTTGTAAAAGTGTGAATTTGATCGCAAATCGCTTACgagtactatatatatatagtattgTATCATATTTACGGATGTTTCATTTTTAACTGCGAGCATATATTTTAGCATGCAATATATACACATTTTGAACACTTGTGAATTTGAACTCAAATTGGTTGCAAGTATTATAGATAGTATTAGGCTTATATCCTGTTTACGGATATTTCATTCTTAACTGCAATCACATAATATTGCATGCAATATATACACATTTTGAAAACGTGTGAAGTTCATCGCTAATCGGTTACGAGTATTATAGATAGTATTGTGTCCTGTTTACGGATGTTTCATTCTTAGCTGCAATCATATATCGCATGCAATATATAGCCTACACATTTTGAATACTTGTGAAGTTCATCGCTAATCGGTTACGAGTATTATAGACAGTATATATCGTGTTTTAAGGATGTTTCATTCTTTCAAAagatcgcccccccccccccccccccgtgccCACCACAACTACTTCTCAAAGACAACCTTCTTCTCGGATAAAAGAAATCATGCAACCCACCGAAATTCTATCCAAGGCTTTTACAATAGAAGCATTATGTTTCCACTTGGACATAATTATGTGGTACGGCGGAGGGccagtctatctgtctctgattgaaagaaaatcaaagcaacttttactttaaaaaaaaagttgttgggGACGATCACTACTATCATATCTGTAAAAATGACTTGTTTCCAGCAATTTAGGTTTGAGCCCTGTAGACTACACGTTTATTTTCTCAAATCCATGGAAAACTCGTCAAATGTATACCCGAAGACAGCCCGACACTCAACGtcacattttttaatttttttaattttttttaaaatttgccaagcacatcattgtggggcttttaatcaaaacatgcacccgtctacaacgtatcatcattcatctttcaacatttaccactcaaggACATCTTAAGTTTGATATGTATACATCAAATTTTGATATAATTATCCGTTTGAACCGTTTTTCTTAAAACCGTCACGCTCGTGGACAGAACATGACAGAGGAATGCAGTGAAACAGAAATGACCAGGAACGAAAAGCGTGCACACACGGCACACCTGACTAACCAGAGAGGTCAGCGTGGTCAGGCATGGAAATTCCAAAAcagaaaaaactctgaaaataggccaaagtccaggggccgcctaggccccggcggggtacaggggcagagccccgttggggggaccagggtggggggggggggcaaagccccccggaAGGAACACGAATTTTAGAAATTTTATACCAATGTTTTGATAGATCttgtgtaagcaaataatggatagagagacaatagtattcatataatttaatttaccttttttttgccgcggacaattttttattttcgctgaaacgtaagttccttttcgcggaaatccgcgatttcgcggaaatccgcgatttcgcggacaattcccatgcctggtggTGCGTCACTGAGGCTTCTCAATGGATGACATTGACCCTGTTTTGGTCATAACACTGAACGGAACTACcggggtaaaaaaaaacacgattaAGATAAACATTGAACCATCTTTTGTCTTCGAaatgttttctttttaagtATTATATAAaagttgtttttatttgttttcaatGAATACACTGAAAACGTTCACCAATGGCgcctcagccgagtaatcccaCAATCCATCAGCCCGGCTGCTTCGTGTGCGGAGTGGGATTTTTGGCTGAATTGATTTTGCAGACTTACAATGAGTGACAGTTACGAAACTACAGGCACGATCCCTTCTCGTAGTTTACTAGATGGTTTACACGGGAATAGTAAGAATAGCAGGAAAATGTCTACATTCTGAAATATGAGGGCAGTTGAACATATTTCAAAATAGATTCCACCATTTTCTATTTTAACACACTGTGGGAAAACCGAGAAACtctctttgtttatttttaattttaaaattgttgtggttttttttttttttttttttttttggggggggggggggggcacttgtGGATGTCGAGGCTCGTATACTCTATTTTTCGGTGATGTttaaattgttgtttttatgcaCTTAACTATTATGTTTATATCCCATCGAAGTTTGTTGACAATGTGTGTGATAGGTTATTTGGCTTGTTAAAGTagttttattattttctttacATTCGTCCTAGTTCTAATTTGTTTCTGTGCAAAAACCCCATCTTGTGTTTACATTGCAACCAATCCGAATAAATCAAACAGTTcctaacaaaaaaacaatcgtgtgtgtgtgtgtgtgtgtgtgtgtgtgtatgggggtgggtgtgtgtgtgtgtgtgtgtgtgtgtgtgtgtgtgtgtgtgtgtgtgtgtgtgtgtgtgtgtgtgtgtattgtgtgtcttgtgtgtatgtacatgtgtgtctgtgagcgAGTACATACGTACGGTGTATACGTGTGCTTGTATGAGTATGTGTGTCTACATGGGTGTTTGAGGTCCACGACCTTCTTTACAGCAACTTTTACGAATAATTCATCATAACAAACGCATTCGCCTTACCATGTCAGCTATGTCAAGTCACAAACATAAATCTTACACTTCGTGTCACGAGTTACCTTGAACTTGGAGTTTATGAGCTTAAATTTGGATCACCCTAGATTTCTAAACTACCATAACATGTTTACACAGATAAGAGGAAACTTAAGAGCATACTTATCTGGGATTATATTTTGTACAAGACAAACGAGCATAAACCTCTTACACACTTTTATTGGCAAATACGAGTAGCAATCTCaaattctctgtctgtctgtttgtctgtctgtttgtctgtctgtctgtatgtcacacacacacacacacacacacacacacacacacacacacacacacacacacacacacacacacacacacacactgacaggcacacatacaaacaaacaaacaacaacacacgcacacgcaagcactcacgcacaaaacacacacacttatgcccacacacacactgacaggcacacgtacaaacaaacaaacaacaacacatacacacacacacacacacctacgcacGAATGcaaacccacacatacacacacacacacgagcacacaatcacacacacacacacacacacgcacacacacacacacacacacactcacacatacaaacacacacacacactgacagccacacatacagagaaacaaacacacacacacacacacacgcacacacacatacacacacacacacacacacacacacacacacacacacacactgacaggcacactaacacacaaaaacaaacaattgaaaaatgttgctgtcagcgcTTTATCTCAtgtttatccagctgtcaccgctcgagataAGCAGTTTGTAACTTAGATaagcagattgttcagaaaccaaagacagtttcttgcgtttttctcaaaacatcaaaaaatgacataggcagTTATTTTATGAGCGTGACGTAACGAAGGTTTTGCCTGCTGACTTCGCTCAATAACTTAGGGCTTTAGACCTTTTCTTTGGagaattacaacatttagtttgTGGAGTTTCTTtataatgaattaaaaaaacacttgcGAATCACAATGACCCAAATGTTATCaagttttatattttgtgtttttattgttttaataGTAGTTTAAAGGATATATATAGAGTAtaagtataataataataataataataataataattaatgagcatttatatagcgcaacatcataactttacaattatgctctttgcgcttgacacatttaaaattaaaacacagttatacaagcatttacatctacattcatagtcaacaacgcttaataaaaagcatacaccatcaaacatacttTACACagaattcttccactaactaagtaataaaaacatgaataaaataggtagtgaaaacaaggaaataccagctgaatacccttaatcaaacagaacatgttatcaacaatactgaagacagccctagatgtttatatacattatcacattatcactaaaacaacaaatatgtaaaacagttgcagaaacacaaacctcaaaaccgttaggctttttctcttttttttattttcactctaaatttgccgcctaaaatggactcgtttctgtccacagccaaagcttttatcacacaaaaattgctacatatgacagctaagaccgtatttgttacatattaacagtgttgaccccgagtttctactgcaaacaaaaaataatagcaaaatctcaaagtatgtgtgagtcccctaatatggaccaccttcaacaaatcgaagaaaataaaagctaaatgctattttcattaatttattcagaagcttgctggaaatagcctataactagccttcgagatttaaaaaaaataccacaaatagccttcttttcgtggaagttgataatttcacttattttcactctgtttttgataagcttctttagtttcctggtgtacTTCAAATAacgctctcatcaacccgaaacagataaatctaaagcatattatgattagtctgacttgcacactaagttgtatcatgttattttgaagtatagggggctttttacagtgatttgaGAAAACCGCctcagtggtccatattaggcgcccagcctcctaatatggaccatttgtgtttttttctttatttaatttttgctgaatatctatcaaagctatttcactctaattaggcctaatggTTAACCTTAAAGAGAAGGACTTCcatacacaaaatgaaacttcttcgcaagaaaacaagctagttatcagcatgaaacaaaaagtggtccatattaggagcccttcccctacgtgtGTTCCATTCATGTTGACCTGTCTTATCTTAAGGTCAAGCGCTACTATCCCCAAAGTCTTAAATTAAGTGAACGAAGTCGGCATCACAAAGTGTACTTCACGCGGCTGGCTGCACTAAGCGTTGGCAGTGAATTTTCGAGTCGATTTCGGGCTCAATTTTCGGACCGTCTTGGCCTTGCAATCATTGATGATATTTGCTTTGTGATTCTCAATCTATTTATTCAGTTCATCTCTCCACATTACCATCGCGGCAAGCTCAAAATGGAGCTCACCCGATCAACTGTTTCATTGCTGCTTCTTTCTGCTGCGATATTTGCTGTCACAACTGGTATTGTGACGCCATCTATCATGGCGCCCACGAAAGGCGGGACAACTGAGGCAGCGCTGATTATCGTTCCTGGTGCCAGCATCAAGGGGGAAGCTTACAGACCGCTAGGTAGGGCTTTCTGTTTTGATACACaaacattcattcattcatttataaaTTCAAACACGGTTTAATTCGATGATGCTGGTGAAATATGCAACATTGGTTGAAAAAGTATCTACTCGGTGTTATCGGCGCGTACGTAGTTAATCGTGCTACGGCGTAAACACCACTAGAGAATTGAACATTGATGATTAAGTTTTGGTCCTACATTAATTAAAACGATACCATGTCTACTGaccgactgtgtgtgtgtgtgtgtgtgtgtgtgtgtgtgtgtgcgtgcgtgcgtgtgtgtgtgtgtgtgtgtgcgtatgtgtgtgtgtatgtgtgtgtgtgtgtgcttgtgtggtcgtgtgtgttgtgtgcgtgcgtgagtgcgtgagtgtgtatagtggctgtgcgcgcgcgcgtgtgtgtgtgtgtgtgtgtgtgtgtgtgtgtgtgtgtgcgtgtgcgggtGCGTGCTtgggtgtgtttgggtgtgtgcgtgtttgtgtgtgtgtgtgtgtgtgtgtatgtgtctgtgtgtgtctctgtgtttgtgtgtatgtgtgtgtgtgtgtgtgtgtgtgtatgcgtgcgtatgtgcgtgagtgtgtgcgtgtgtgtgttgtgtgtgtgttctgcctGTATTTATGGTAATACCGGTTAACAAAACACGTATACACTTATCACCAAACAATGAATATGTTTTCACAGCAACACACATTCAGGGGGCCAGTCCTCTGAAACTGTGGGTGGTATTACTGGAAGGGTTCATTATGACAACACCAAACCCCTTAGAACTGGGCGGAGCGATCAGCTCTGCTATCGCAGCTCTAAAAAAACAAGGGATGACCACCGATAACATCTTCGTGGCAGGACATAGTCTAGGTGGTAAGTTTGCCTAATGTTATAAGGTGTATAATTACAGGGAGTTGTTGTTAGATAACACCAATTTATTGCTTAAAGGAACTCATTAAGTTTTCACATTGTTTGATTTCTATCTGTGTTGCTCAATTTGTTTTGCCTGACATAAAGAAGCATTTCATAATCAGTTAATAGATTCATGAATATATTCTTTTATTAAAATTATTTCTGTCGTTGTCTTCATTTCCTactctatgtatgtgtgtgtgtgtgtgtgtgtgtgtgtgtgtgtgtgtgtatgtgtgtgtgtgtgtgtgtgtgtatgtgtgtgtgtgtgtgtgtgagtgtgtgtgtgattgtgtgtgtgtgtgtgtgtgtgtgtgtgtgtgtgttgtgtgtgtgtgtgtgtgcgtgtgtgcgcgtgtgtgtgtgtgtgtgcgtgtgtgtgtgcgtgcgtgcgtgcgggtgtgcgtgtgtgtgtatgtgtgtgtgtgtgtgtgtgtgtgtgtgtgtgtgtgtatttgttataATGTGGTAACTTAGATGTTGTTGTGTTATAATTGTATTGTGTTTCTCATGtgttatatttttttctgaagaacAAAACACAGAATAATTAAGTGGTTATAGTGCTACATAAGCAATGACGGTGCGATTCAGCGCTTCCAACTCTTCTATGTGTACATGTCACAGGCGTGTTCGTGGGTGAGTACGGCATTACCAACGCCAGTGAACTGAAGGGAATACTGCTGTACGCGTCCTACCTGACACGTGACGTCAAGCTGGCCAGCTACCCCTTGCCTGTCCTCACCATATCGGGGGATCTGGATGGACTGACCCGCTTGACCAGAATCGTCGACTCGTTTCAGTGAGTGGGACTGGCATTCATGTCTGTTCGCTCTGCCGTCTGTCTTCGAACAACTGATCGTGAACTGTTAATGGGATAAACAAACAATCcttactctttctctctccccctctcgcttccatctctcttctcttcccctgtgtgtactctctctctctctcactctctctctcgccctccctctctttctccctctatcatctctccccctcctctccccctcaactctactctctctctctctcgttttctctctctctctctccctcaactctactctctctctttccctctctctttctctctctctctctctctctctctctctctccatctccctctctctcattctctctctctctcaaatgtaAATCACTATGTGTGCATTCCTTAGAGAACTGGAGGACAGCCTTTCAAAGAATCCAACCAACAAGTACCGCACTCCAGTCGTGACCATGCCCGGGGTGTCCCACGCTCAGTTCGCATCTGGTCAGATGCCAAAGGCTGTCACCGACAAAGATCTCAAACCAGAAGTGACGTCAGCTGCTGCTTACGTTATGATAGCAAACCACACCTCAGCTTTCTTGCTGTCGTCGCTTGGTGACAGTGTCCCACAGAATCTGCGTAGCACCGCCTGGTCTGACTTGGACAAAGCTTACAATGACACCAACACGATTATgcaggtaaacttaattaaaattaaatgtgCACTATTGTCTTAAAAATATATGAGGATGTAAGTCCgcctcgggggggggggggggggggggggggtggtgaaaATAGAAATGACGCATTAGTATGTTGTTTCACACAAGCAAAAACATACACAACAGTCTAATGTGCTTAAGGCTTTATTTCGaaagatgaacaaagtttatTTTGCTTTCTGAACGTAtaaaacacaggcacacacgcacgcacaatcgctcacacacatgcagacacacccccacacgtgccgaattcacggatttgccgaattcgcggaatcgttaaaattaatattaaaagtcctacggttttgagccattgaGGACTTGAGTGAAATTCGGCACGTGTTGgggtgtgtctgcatgtgtgtgagcgattgtgcgtgcgtgtgtgcctgtgttttaTACGTTCAGAAAGCAAAataaactttgttcatctttCGAAATAAAGCCTTAAGCACATTAGACGAGGCTTCTTACAATTACCCAGTTTACGAAATCAGCAGCCAGTCCGTAACTTTTTGTAttaccagaacattgcattaacattgctcTACAATCCCTATTATGGTTTATAtggtctgtgttggtctgtgtcatGCATAACTCCgaaaatgcacgaaaactacactttttgCCAGAAGTTGCCATAACGTATCGATTATTACGCTATCTATGCATTCTAGCATCTagctgtctaagtgtgatgatattcAAAATTccgccgatttcgcgtaatgggcagagTTTTGCCGATTAACCGAAATGGGTAAAAATG from Littorina saxatilis isolate snail1 linkage group LG7, US_GU_Lsax_2.0, whole genome shotgun sequence carries:
- the LOC138971282 gene encoding uncharacterized protein; this encodes MELTRSTVSLLLLSAAIFAVTTGIVTPSIMAPTKGGTTEAALIIVPGASIKGEAYRPLATHIQGASPLKLWVVLLEGFIMTTPNPLELGGAISSAIAALKKQGMTTDNIFVAGHSLGGVFVGEYGITNASELKGILLYASYLTRDVKLASYPLPVLTISGDLDGLTRLTRIVDSFQELEDSLSKNPTNKYRTPVVTMPGVSHAQFASGQMPKAVTDKDLKPEVTSAAAYVMIANHTSAFLLSSLGDSVPQNLRSTAWSDLDKAYNDTNTIMQPLLTVKEMDQNSQNSVQWAIQAQYLQSGLTKKQVKVTDELLSEMSFLDSKPKIQGSGNDFTIQTFAHLAFSSNPLDISTVPSAPRVLSFKMKTFEAVKDAMPAGTTFNTSASNITCKNINQAAFNLALQSSSPVARRRYLDHGRPIFFNDDVLHSTGLGWSTSNLGLQEDDQGLHVTSQALKTRLHEPINLFSGMHYCKGLSPYRAMEWIYVDSLRSHA